One window from the genome of Haloprofundus halobius encodes:
- a CDS encoding YeeE/YedE family protein, with product MVSNVLTALVVGVGLGVFLQKGRFCFVHAFRDFFAFKDSRVTKAVLVATTLTMVFWSIAYALGYYQGFWTPGWGLTGLVGGFIFGVGMTYAGGCASGTLYRAGQGYLHFWLTLAFMGVGYAVFTVLFPTLESAYFEPFTVGEGVTLFEVSPVPAPVLALGVAGLVLLTYATLVGRSATGGAGGADDATGDSTAVRADGGRRTSGLGASTPVVGLRQFVAGTRAYVRGFAEIDDWKAASKRPWDPRTAALGITALAVLWFTQVSIVGVTGPEARWTGYLLQQVGVDVGGFEYWGSVLFQGQGVGLTVDMIMIAAVILGAFVAAVWSGDFSVRVPKRRRVPNAVVGGFMMGAGSRLAPGCNIGNIYSGLAELSVHSFIATVGIVAGVYAMTHWIYRDVGCAI from the coding sequence ATGGTGTCGAACGTACTGACCGCACTCGTCGTGGGTGTCGGCCTCGGCGTGTTCCTGCAGAAGGGCCGCTTCTGCTTCGTCCACGCCTTCCGCGACTTCTTCGCGTTCAAGGACTCGCGGGTGACGAAGGCCGTGCTGGTCGCGACGACGCTCACGATGGTGTTCTGGAGCATCGCTTACGCCCTGGGCTACTACCAGGGCTTCTGGACGCCCGGCTGGGGGCTCACCGGCCTCGTCGGCGGATTTATCTTCGGCGTCGGGATGACCTACGCCGGCGGCTGCGCCTCCGGTACGCTCTACCGCGCCGGCCAGGGCTACCTGCACTTCTGGCTCACGCTCGCGTTCATGGGCGTCGGCTACGCGGTGTTCACGGTCCTGTTCCCGACGCTCGAATCGGCGTACTTCGAGCCGTTCACGGTCGGCGAGGGCGTCACGCTCTTCGAGGTGTCGCCGGTCCCGGCACCCGTGTTGGCGCTCGGCGTCGCCGGACTCGTCCTCTTGACGTACGCGACCCTCGTCGGTCGGTCGGCCACGGGCGGTGCCGGTGGGGCCGACGACGCAACGGGTGACTCTACGGCGGTCCGCGCCGACGGCGGGAGGAGGACGAGCGGCCTCGGGGCGTCGACTCCCGTCGTCGGCCTCCGACAGTTCGTCGCCGGGACGCGCGCGTACGTCCGCGGCTTCGCCGAGATAGACGACTGGAAGGCCGCCTCGAAGCGCCCGTGGGACCCGCGGACCGCCGCGCTCGGTATCACGGCGCTGGCGGTGCTGTGGTTCACACAGGTCTCCATCGTCGGCGTCACCGGCCCGGAGGCGCGGTGGACCGGCTACCTGCTCCAGCAGGTCGGCGTCGACGTCGGGGGCTTCGAGTACTGGGGCTCGGTGCTCTTCCAGGGTCAGGGCGTCGGCCTCACCGTCGACATGATCATGATCGCGGCGGTCATCCTCGGGGCCTTCGTCGCCGCGGTCTGGAGCGGCGACTTCTCGGTTCGCGTCCCGAAGCGCCGCCGCGTCCCGAACGCCGTCGTCGGCGGCTTCATGATGGGCGCGGGCTCCCGGCTCGCCCCCGGCTGCAACATCGGGAACATCTACTCCGGCCTCGCGGAGCTATCGGTCCACTCGTTCATCGCCACCGTCGGCATCGTCGCCGGCGTCTACGCGATGACCCACTGGATCTACCGCGATGTCGGCTGTGCCATCTGA
- a CDS encoding MBL fold metallo-hydrolase has translation MPTELLSGVHDITVMEGTDRRLRAYLFDDPTPTLVDTGLEATTDRLLSGLDDLGVEPERVVITHGDGDHIGGLAAVVDRFDLEVFVPEQTDLSGVDGVEDGDVTRYGDGDEIGSFEAVHVPGHEPDNHALVDADRGVVVAGDAVSGSDQRGLPEGYLILPPAVFSDDLNEAEENLERLLAHEFDAVLVFHGSSVLEDAREKLDRFVNFPGKP, from the coding sequence ATGCCGACTGAACTGCTCTCGGGCGTACACGACATCACCGTGATGGAGGGAACCGACCGCCGACTGCGAGCGTATCTGTTCGACGACCCGACGCCGACGCTCGTCGACACCGGATTGGAAGCGACGACCGATCGCCTGCTTTCGGGTCTCGACGACCTCGGCGTGGAACCCGAGCGCGTCGTCATCACTCACGGTGACGGCGACCACATCGGGGGACTGGCGGCCGTCGTCGACCGCTTCGACCTCGAGGTGTTCGTCCCCGAGCAGACCGACCTCTCGGGGGTCGACGGCGTCGAGGACGGCGACGTGACCCGCTACGGCGACGGGGACGAAATCGGGTCGTTCGAGGCAGTCCACGTGCCGGGTCACGAACCCGACAACCACGCGCTCGTCGACGCCGACCGGGGCGTCGTCGTCGCCGGAGACGCGGTGTCGGGGTCCGACCAGCGCGGCCTGCCCGAAGGCTATCTGATTCTGCCGCCCGCGGTTTTCTCCGACGACCTCAACGAAGCCGAGGAGAACCTCGAACGCCTGCTGGCGCACGAGTTCGACGCGGTGCTCGTCTTCCACGGCTCGTCGGTGCTCGAAGACGCGCGGGAGAAACTGGACCGCTTCGTGAACTTCCCCGGCAAACCCTGA
- a CDS encoding 50S ribosomal protein L15e, with translation MAKSFYSHIKDAWKTPGDGKLAELQWQRKQEWRRQGAIERIERPTRLDKARELGYKAKQGIVVVRVSVRKGNARKRRHKAGRRSKRQGVNRIGRRKSIQRIAEERASRKYVNLRLLNSYWVGEDGSQKWFEMILVDPNHPAIQNDDDLNWICSDEHKGRAFRGLTNEGKKNRGLDNRGKGTEHNRPSVTSGKGRGK, from the coding sequence ATGGCAAAAAGCTTCTACTCCCACATCAAGGACGCGTGGAAGACCCCCGGCGACGGCAAACTCGCCGAGCTCCAGTGGCAACGAAAACAGGAGTGGCGTCGACAGGGCGCTATCGAACGCATCGAGCGACCGACGCGACTCGACAAGGCCCGCGAACTCGGCTACAAGGCCAAGCAGGGCATCGTCGTCGTGCGCGTATCGGTCCGCAAGGGTAACGCCCGCAAGCGCCGCCACAAGGCGGGTCGCCGCTCGAAGCGTCAAGGCGTCAACCGCATCGGTCGCCGCAAGAGCATCCAGCGCATCGCCGAGGAGCGTGCCTCCCGGAAGTACGTCAACCTCCGCCTGCTCAACTCCTACTGGGTCGGCGAGGACGGGTCACAGAAGTGGTTCGAGATGATCCTCGTAGACCCGAACCACCCGGCGATTCAGAACGACGACGACCTCAACTGGATCTGCTCGGACGAGCACAAAGGTCGCGCGTTCCGCGGCCTCACCAACGAGGGCAAGAAGAACCGCGGTCTCGACAACCGTGGGAAGGGCACCGAGCACAACCGGCCGAGCGTCACCAGCGGCAAAGGCCGCGGCAAGTAA
- a CDS encoding PaaI family thioesterase, which produces MSLESLLNGLPFVEHLGIEIDAAEDGYAKGRVELTPELSSVPGRRIAHGGVAYSLADTVGGASVMSLHYAPTPTVDMRIDYLAPGQNDLVAEAEVVRDGNSVAVTDVEIRDVEGTHVADARGVFKTGGGDGETAWGTGSPELAER; this is translated from the coding sequence ATGAGTCTGGAGTCCCTGCTGAACGGCCTGCCGTTCGTCGAACACCTCGGCATCGAGATCGACGCCGCCGAGGACGGCTACGCGAAGGGCCGGGTCGAACTGACGCCCGAACTGTCGTCGGTTCCGGGTCGGAGAATCGCCCACGGGGGCGTCGCCTACTCGCTGGCCGACACCGTCGGCGGGGCGTCGGTCATGTCGCTGCACTACGCCCCGACGCCGACCGTCGACATGCGCATCGACTACCTCGCGCCCGGCCAGAACGACCTCGTCGCCGAGGCGGAAGTCGTCAGAGACGGCAACAGCGTCGCCGTAACCGACGTCGAGATACGCGACGTGGAGGGAACCCACGTCGCGGACGCGCGCGGCGTCTTCAAGACCGGCGGCGGCGACGGCGAGACGGCGTGGGGGACGGGGTCGCCGGAGTTGGCAGAGAGGTGA
- a CDS encoding sulfurtransferase TusA family protein has protein sequence MTGPSLDDFVEMPDEVDDETAEQLADQATETQDMTGEVCPYPQVEAKKAIQSLDSGDLLVQETDHVPSTENVPRAVGDDADARVWRSGSGLYRIFLRKR, from the coding sequence ATGACCGGACCATCACTGGACGACTTCGTCGAGATGCCCGACGAGGTCGACGACGAGACGGCAGAACAGCTCGCAGACCAGGCCACCGAGACGCAGGATATGACCGGCGAGGTCTGTCCGTACCCGCAGGTCGAAGCGAAGAAGGCCATCCAGTCGCTCGACTCCGGGGACCTGCTCGTCCAGGAGACCGACCACGTCCCCTCGACGGAGAACGTCCCCCGCGCCGTCGGCGACGACGCCGACGCGCGCGTCTGGCGCAGCGGCAGCGGCCTGTACCGAATCTTCCTCAGAAAACGATGA
- a CDS encoding DoxX family protein has protein sequence MQTQSERLSEEAQTDVGGHSVLFKLARLAFGAAIGYAAATNFQDMEGSVAYAEAKGVPNAETLVPFGSGMAVVGSLGVVLWRLPILASGAVLAYLVGVTRYMHDFWNVDDDAESQNELYHFLKNVGLVGAALAFLVRAARDRAAKKRLASE, from the coding sequence ATGCAAACCCAGTCAGAACGGCTCTCCGAGGAAGCGCAGACCGACGTCGGCGGACACAGCGTACTGTTCAAACTCGCGCGCCTGGCGTTCGGCGCGGCCATCGGTTACGCGGCGGCGACGAACTTTCAGGACATGGAGGGTTCGGTCGCCTACGCCGAGGCGAAAGGCGTCCCGAACGCCGAGACGCTCGTCCCGTTCGGCAGCGGGATGGCCGTCGTCGGAAGTCTCGGCGTCGTGCTCTGGCGGCTCCCGATTCTCGCGTCGGGGGCGGTTCTCGCGTACCTCGTCGGCGTCACGCGGTACATGCACGACTTCTGGAACGTGGACGACGACGCCGAGAGCCAGAACGAACTGTATCACTTCCTGAAGAACGTCGGACTCGTCGGCGCGGCGCTGGCCTTTCTGGTCCGCGCGGCGAGAGACCGCGCGGCGAAGAAGCGCCTCGCGAGCGAGTAG
- a CDS encoding DoxX family protein, which yields MSVGSAVGRLVFFLGRTLFGGLLAYMGVNNLQNLSGRIAYAEAKEVPNAKILVPASSGALVAGGVGIALWKYPRLAAAGVATFLAGVTPTIHDFWNMEDEDRTNERNAFLKNAALLGAALAILGSGKRAHPSASTLVESAEATQSDDAAEPAETVDTVA from the coding sequence ATGAGCGTCGGAAGTGCGGTCGGACGACTGGTGTTCTTCCTCGGTCGGACGTTGTTCGGGGGCTTGCTGGCGTACATGGGCGTGAACAACCTCCAGAACCTGAGCGGGCGCATCGCGTACGCAGAGGCGAAGGAAGTCCCGAACGCGAAGATTCTCGTTCCGGCGTCGAGCGGCGCGCTGGTCGCCGGCGGCGTCGGCATCGCGCTCTGGAAGTACCCGCGTCTCGCGGCGGCCGGCGTCGCGACGTTCCTCGCGGGCGTCACGCCGACGATCCACGACTTCTGGAACATGGAAGACGAGGACCGCACGAACGAGCGAAACGCGTTCCTCAAGAACGCCGCGCTGCTCGGCGCGGCGCTGGCGATCCTCGGGAGCGGAAAGCGAGCGCACCCGTCGGCGTCGACGCTGGTCGAGTCGGCCGAGGCGACGCAGTCCGACGACGCGGCCGAACCCGCAGAGACGGTCGATACGGTCGCCTGA
- a CDS encoding serine/threonine-protein kinase RIO2: MVKNIAGVMVDLQPEDVYLLSGVEQGMRFGKWVNREKLPDYSGLTAEEVDYRLDRCMRRDLVEKRTIQYEGYRLTFEGYDALALRAFAERDTVEGIGAPLGVGKESDVYEVQSYKPLALKYHREGYTNFREVNRERDYTADKQHVSWLYTARKAAEREHEVLHDLYPSVSVPRPVDQNRHAVVMEKLPGVELARAKLPDEQAVGVLDLVLRELVVAYGLGYVHADMSEYNVSVSEEGITIFDWPQAVDTDHDNAAEFLERDVSNLVDHFKRKYPRSMPESVDIGAVAEDIAGGSFETVREYSER, encoded by the coding sequence ATGGTGAAGAACATCGCGGGCGTGATGGTCGACCTTCAGCCCGAGGATGTCTATCTCCTCTCGGGCGTCGAGCAGGGGATGCGCTTCGGGAAGTGGGTCAACCGCGAGAAGCTCCCCGACTACTCGGGACTCACCGCCGAAGAGGTCGACTACCGTCTCGACCGGTGTATGCGGCGGGACCTCGTCGAGAAGCGGACCATCCAGTACGAGGGGTACCGCCTCACCTTCGAGGGGTACGACGCGCTGGCGCTGCGGGCGTTCGCCGAACGCGACACCGTCGAGGGAATCGGCGCACCCCTCGGCGTCGGCAAGGAGAGCGACGTGTACGAGGTGCAGTCGTACAAACCGCTGGCGCTGAAGTACCACCGTGAGGGGTACACGAACTTCCGCGAGGTGAACCGCGAGCGCGACTACACCGCCGACAAGCAGCACGTCTCGTGGCTCTACACCGCCCGAAAGGCGGCCGAACGCGAACACGAGGTACTCCACGACCTCTACCCGAGCGTCTCGGTGCCGCGACCGGTCGACCAGAACCGCCACGCCGTCGTGATGGAGAAACTCCCCGGAGTGGAACTCGCGCGCGCGAAGCTCCCCGACGAGCAGGCCGTCGGCGTGCTCGACCTCGTCCTCCGGGAACTCGTCGTCGCCTACGGTCTCGGCTACGTCCACGCCGACATGAGCGAGTACAACGTCTCGGTCAGCGAAGAGGGCATCACCATCTTCGACTGGCCGCAGGCTGTCGACACCGACCACGACAACGCCGCCGAGTTCCTCGAACGCGACGTGTCGAACCTGGTCGATCACTTCAAGCGGAAATATCCCCGGTCGATGCCTGAGTCGGTCGACATCGGCGCTGTTGCTGAGGATATCGCCGGTGGGTCGTTCGAGACGGTGCGGGAGTACAGCGAGCGATGA
- a CDS encoding calcium/sodium antiporter, with the protein MNVAILGSLALLVVAVAVLWVGAEQFVEAAVRLARRFGVSGTVVGLTVVAVGTSLPELAVTVEASLGGRSMLAVGNVVGSNIYNIAVVLGLVALVRLIRVSQRVLHRDVLAVLGATGLLVAVLFDGRVSRLEGFGLLAVYATYVVVLLRFADATTHEPTDVDPPKRFDALRLVGGLVLVVVAGQLLVDSAVTLARFAGVSDYVIGATVVAVGTSTPELAVSVVALVRGRSGVSVGNVLGSNLLNVLVVLGLAATIQPLVASAAAFDGALWLAGLTALLAVALWTGRRLTRPEGGLLVGSEAVRWLLGFG; encoded by the coding sequence GTGAACGTCGCGATTCTCGGGTCGCTCGCGCTACTCGTCGTCGCCGTTGCCGTCCTCTGGGTCGGAGCCGAGCAGTTCGTCGAGGCGGCCGTTCGCCTCGCGCGTCGTTTCGGCGTCTCGGGGACCGTCGTCGGGTTGACCGTCGTCGCCGTCGGCACCTCGTTGCCGGAACTCGCCGTCACCGTTGAGGCGTCGCTCGGCGGACGGTCGATGCTCGCCGTCGGCAACGTCGTCGGGAGCAACATCTACAACATCGCCGTCGTGCTCGGCCTCGTCGCGCTGGTTCGGTTGATTCGCGTCTCCCAACGAGTGCTCCACCGCGACGTACTCGCCGTCTTGGGGGCGACCGGACTGCTGGTGGCCGTCCTCTTCGACGGGCGCGTCTCCCGCCTCGAAGGGTTCGGCTTACTCGCGGTGTACGCCACCTACGTCGTCGTTCTGTTGCGCTTCGCCGACGCAACGACGCACGAGCCCACCGACGTCGACCCGCCGAAGCGGTTCGACGCCCTCCGACTCGTCGGCGGGCTCGTGCTCGTCGTCGTCGCCGGACAGCTACTCGTCGACTCCGCGGTGACGCTCGCTCGGTTCGCGGGCGTCTCCGACTACGTCATCGGCGCGACGGTGGTCGCCGTCGGCACTTCCACGCCGGAACTCGCCGTCTCGGTCGTCGCGCTCGTTCGGGGGCGCAGCGGCGTCTCCGTCGGCAACGTCCTCGGGAGCAACCTCCTGAACGTGCTCGTCGTGCTCGGTCTCGCGGCGACGATTCAGCCGCTCGTCGCCAGCGCCGCCGCGTTCGACGGCGCGCTGTGGCTCGCGGGGCTGACGGCGCTGCTCGCGGTGGCGCTCTGGACGGGGCGGCGGCTCACCCGCCCGGAGGGAGGGCTGCTCGTCGGCTCCGAGGCGGTTCGCTGGCTGCTCGGGTTCGGATGA
- a CDS encoding rhodanese-like domain-containing protein — protein sequence MSGVDELTPEEVRVRLASDAAFDLVDIRSREDFADAPIDGAENVPVDELESVVEEREWADEVVVSCYVGETSVQAARLIDHYADDADVASMAGGYEAWDES from the coding sequence ATGAGCGGGGTCGACGAACTCACGCCCGAGGAGGTGCGCGTCCGACTCGCCTCGGACGCGGCGTTCGACCTCGTCGACATCCGCTCGCGCGAGGACTTCGCGGACGCGCCTATCGACGGCGCGGAGAACGTCCCGGTCGACGAACTGGAGTCCGTCGTCGAGGAACGCGAGTGGGCCGACGAGGTGGTCGTCTCCTGCTACGTCGGCGAGACGTCCGTCCAGGCGGCGCGACTCATCGACCACTACGCCGACGACGCCGACGTCGCCAGCATGGCCGGCGGCTACGAGGCGTGGGACGAGTCGTAG
- a CDS encoding sodium:calcium antiporter → MPSQVVDVAVIVVSILALWAGARLFVDAAVSAARRLGLSELTIGLTVVAVGTSSPEIAVSLEAALEARPDIAVGNVVGSNIFNIAVILGVVTLVQWLPISRELVKRDGVAVLATAVLGVVVLLDGVVSRLEGVALVALFGAYLYVLFRLSPDVPDLPDPADLPPPIVGAADGGGEVADGDSSTTDGEDSTTPPVGGGHAEFGLREAALLVVGLALVVGGGQLLIDSATSLARAVGISEWVIGATIVAAGTSSPEFAVSLVSLKRGQAGVSVGNVLGSNIFNFLFILGLAATITPLSVAGPAFEGALWLFGLTALLVAALWSGRRLSRPEGGLLVGSEAVRWLSSLL, encoded by the coding sequence GTGCCGAGTCAAGTCGTCGACGTCGCAGTTATCGTCGTCAGCATCCTCGCCCTCTGGGCCGGCGCGCGCCTGTTCGTCGACGCCGCCGTGAGCGCCGCCCGCCGCCTCGGGTTATCGGAGCTCACCATCGGGCTCACCGTCGTCGCGGTCGGCACTTCCTCTCCCGAGATCGCCGTCTCGCTCGAAGCGGCGCTGGAGGCGCGTCCCGACATCGCCGTCGGCAACGTCGTCGGCAGCAACATCTTCAATATCGCCGTCATCCTCGGCGTCGTCACGCTCGTCCAGTGGCTTCCTATCTCCCGGGAACTGGTCAAACGCGACGGGGTAGCCGTGCTGGCAACGGCGGTTCTCGGCGTCGTGGTGCTGCTCGACGGCGTCGTCTCCCGACTCGAGGGAGTCGCGCTCGTCGCGCTCTTCGGCGCGTATCTCTACGTCCTCTTTCGGCTCTCGCCGGACGTTCCCGACCTCCCCGACCCGGCCGACCTTCCGCCCCCGATTGTCGGCGCAGCCGACGGGGGCGGAGAAGTGGCTGACGGCGACAGTTCGACGACTGACGGCGAGGACTCGACGACTCCCCCCGTCGGAGGGGGGCACGCCGAGTTCGGCCTCCGGGAGGCCGCATTGCTCGTCGTCGGCCTCGCGCTCGTCGTCGGCGGCGGACAACTGCTCATCGACTCGGCGACGTCGCTCGCTCGCGCCGTCGGAATCTCCGAGTGGGTCATCGGCGCGACCATCGTCGCGGCGGGCACCTCCTCGCCGGAGTTCGCGGTCTCGCTCGTCTCGCTGAAACGCGGGCAGGCGGGCGTCTCCGTCGGCAACGTCCTCGGGAGCAACATCTTCAACTTCCTGTTCATCCTCGGGCTGGCGGCGACCATCACGCCGCTGTCGGTCGCAGGGCCCGCATTCGAGGGCGCGCTGTGGCTTTTCGGTCTGACCGCGCTGCTCGTCGCGGCGCTGTGGTCCGGTCGTCGCCTCTCCCGACCGGAGGGCGGGCTGCTCGTCGGGTCGGAGGCCGTCCGATGGCTGAGTTCGTTACTGTGA
- a CDS encoding DUF1328 family protein: MTLTLSQLATIVAPLQFSGDFLYYAIVFFVLAIGAYIVGATGVAGISMEIARILVVIFVIVAIISLLL; the protein is encoded by the coding sequence ATGACACTCACACTCTCCCAACTGGCGACTATCGTCGCACCGCTGCAGTTCAGCGGAGACTTCCTCTACTACGCTATCGTCTTCTTCGTGTTGGCGATAGGAGCGTACATCGTCGGCGCGACGGGCGTCGCCGGAATCTCGATGGAAATCGCGCGAATCCTCGTGGTGATATTCGTCATCGTGGCGATTATCTCCCTGCTTCTCTGA
- the ubaA gene encoding SAMP-activating enzyme E1, protein MSDLSLDATQLDRYSRHIIMDEVGPEGQKKLLDGRALVVGAGGLGAPVIQYLAAAGVGHLGVADDDVVERSNLQRQVIHADADVGVPKVESAANFVERLNPDVTVEQHHLRVGPDTVEELVSGYDVVVDASDNFRTRYLVNDACRLADIPVAHGAIYKFEGQATTLVPGGPCYRCLFPEAPEPGTVPDCATTGVLGVLPGTLGCIQATEAVKLLIGAGEPLAGRLLFYDAMEMSFETVPYRQNPDCPVCGDDPIDSVDEVEYTGGCAVQAD, encoded by the coding sequence ATGAGCGACCTCTCGCTGGACGCGACGCAGTTGGACCGCTACTCGCGGCACATCATCATGGACGAGGTGGGGCCGGAGGGACAGAAGAAACTGCTCGACGGGCGCGCGCTCGTCGTCGGCGCGGGCGGCCTCGGCGCGCCGGTCATCCAGTATCTCGCGGCTGCGGGCGTCGGCCATCTCGGCGTCGCCGACGACGACGTCGTCGAACGCTCGAACCTCCAGCGACAGGTCATCCACGCCGACGCCGACGTAGGCGTGCCGAAAGTCGAGAGCGCCGCGAACTTCGTTGAGCGCCTCAACCCCGACGTGACGGTCGAACAGCACCACCTGCGCGTCGGCCCCGACACCGTCGAGGAACTCGTTTCCGGGTACGACGTGGTGGTCGACGCCTCCGACAACTTTCGGACCCGGTATCTCGTCAACGACGCCTGCCGACTCGCCGACATCCCCGTGGCCCACGGCGCCATCTACAAGTTCGAGGGCCAGGCGACGACGCTCGTCCCCGGCGGCCCCTGCTACCGGTGTCTGTTCCCCGAAGCGCCTGAACCCGGCACCGTCCCCGACTGCGCGACGACGGGCGTCCTCGGCGTGCTCCCCGGCACCCTTGGCTGCATCCAGGCGACCGAAGCGGTCAAACTGCTCATCGGCGCGGGCGAACCGCTCGCCGGGAGATTGCTCTTTTACGACGCGATGGAGATGAGCTTCGAGACGGTTCCCTACCGGCAGAATCCGGACTGCCCGGTCTGCGGCGACGACCCCATCGACTCCGTCGACGAGGTGGAGTACACCGGCGGCTGTGCGGTGCAGGCGGACTGA
- a CDS encoding CPBP family intramembrane glutamic endopeptidase: MSAADPADDGSDATRTTASRGSFVRRTAALFALGIPGVAALGATVATQLRDTPLPPGVDLPLPLLVAASLIPTALLLLVAVAVGTYCAPRAGLRSHVDERVARGTPILSSLRGELPEAVGVGLAAGVAIVGLDAVAALLVPEVAQLQRAGETPSVAALLATLPLRFLYGGVVEELLLRWGLVSLLVYLGWRLAGTGVGPSRRVVWAGILVAAVVFGVGHLPALSGTAASLGIPATPGLVARTILLNAVGGVAFGWLFWRKSLEAAMVGHAASHVVLVGVSLLSRLF, encoded by the coding sequence ATGTCCGCCGCCGACCCCGCCGACGACGGGTCCGACGCGACTCGAACGACCGCCTCGCGCGGGTCGTTCGTTCGCCGGACCGCCGCGCTGTTCGCGCTCGGTATCCCCGGGGTCGCGGCGCTCGGCGCAACCGTCGCGACCCAGCTCCGCGACACGCCGCTTCCCCCCGGCGTCGACCTGCCGCTACCGCTTCTGGTCGCCGCTTCGCTGATTCCGACCGCGCTGCTGCTGCTCGTGGCCGTCGCCGTCGGGACGTACTGCGCGCCGCGCGCCGGCCTCCGCTCGCACGTCGACGAGCGCGTCGCCCGCGGGACGCCGATTCTCTCGTCTCTCCGCGGGGAACTCCCGGAGGCCGTCGGCGTCGGTCTCGCGGCGGGCGTCGCCATCGTCGGACTCGACGCCGTCGCCGCGCTTCTCGTTCCGGAGGTCGCACAGCTCCAGCGAGCCGGCGAGACGCCCTCGGTGGCCGCGTTGCTGGCGACGCTGCCGCTCCGGTTCCTCTACGGCGGTGTCGTCGAGGAACTGCTGTTGCGGTGGGGGCTCGTCTCGCTCCTCGTCTATCTCGGTTGGCGGCTGGCCGGAACCGGCGTCGGTCCGTCGCGGCGCGTCGTCTGGGCGGGTATCCTGGTCGCCGCCGTCGTCTTCGGCGTCGGCCACCTCCCGGCGCTGTCCGGCACCGCCGCGTCGCTCGGCATCCCGGCGACTCCGGGTCTCGTCGCGCGGACGATACTGCTCAACGCCGTCGGCGGCGTCGCGTTCGGGTGGCTGTTCTGGCGCAAGAGCCTCGAAGCCGCGATGGTCGGCCACGCCGCCTCGCACGTCGTCCTCGTGGGCGTGTCGCTGCTGTCGAGGCTGTTCTGA
- a CDS encoding TrmB family transcriptional regulator sugar-binding domain-containing protein, which produces MGGARAIAFTEPRLGPVIVGSFLGNYWPMAQQVYAVDPAPLPVTHTNFRHAVLQTTLHLRAETPLRARIRGRRTRGRDGHDEIVGRVVDVRQGIAAPSNNSFPVETTLVVETAEGLVTVGGGGAFVEDVEAESVTLELDDDERAADE; this is translated from the coding sequence ATGGGGGGCGCACGCGCCATCGCCTTTACCGAACCTCGACTCGGCCCGGTCATCGTCGGGTCGTTTCTCGGCAACTACTGGCCGATGGCACAGCAGGTGTACGCCGTGGACCCGGCCCCGCTGCCGGTCACCCACACGAACTTCCGCCACGCCGTGTTGCAGACGACGCTCCACCTTCGCGCGGAGACGCCGCTTCGCGCCCGCATCCGCGGCCGCCGGACGCGGGGCCGCGACGGCCACGACGAGATCGTCGGCCGCGTCGTCGACGTGCGACAGGGCATCGCCGCGCCGTCGAACAACTCCTTTCCCGTCGAGACCACGCTCGTGGTCGAAACGGCCGAGGGGTTGGTCACCGTCGGTGGCGGCGGCGCGTTCGTCGAGGACGTCGAAGCCGAGAGTGTGACGCTCGAACTCGACGACGACGAGAGAGCGGCGGACGAGTGA
- a CDS encoding DedA family protein, with protein sequence MPSGLTQTALDLVAQYGYLAIFVFTFLESSMLFPLLPSEVVLPVAAGLLVSDPLSFALFVVSTTAGVTVGSVVAYRIFGEKGRDTLEARGGAINVSERRLAFAQRWFEKWGESSVLWGRLLPVLRSVISLPAGFARMDWWRFVVYTTVGGLLFNAAVAAVVYYGRQQSVYHVARELLRTQFDKFLEIAGANPGATVFVAVVATVAVIGGWRTVSKRTDRAR encoded by the coding sequence GTGCCCTCCGGACTCACCCAGACGGCGCTCGACCTCGTCGCCCAGTACGGGTATCTCGCCATCTTCGTCTTCACGTTTCTCGAATCCTCGATGCTGTTTCCGCTGTTGCCGAGCGAGGTCGTCCTCCCCGTGGCCGCCGGCCTGTTAGTCTCCGACCCACTCTCGTTCGCGCTGTTCGTCGTCTCGACAACCGCGGGCGTGACCGTCGGCAGCGTCGTCGCGTACCGCATTTTCGGCGAGAAAGGCCGCGACACGCTGGAGGCCCGCGGCGGCGCAATCAACGTCTCCGAGCGACGATTGGCGTTCGCACAGCGATGGTTCGAGAAGTGGGGCGAGAGTTCGGTGCTGTGGGGACGACTACTCCCGGTTCTCCGGTCCGTTATCTCGCTACCGGCGGGGTTCGCCCGGATGGACTGGTGGCGGTTCGTCGTCTACACCACCGTCGGCGGCTTGCTGTTCAACGCCGCGGTCGCCGCCGTCGTCTACTACGGTCGACAACAGTCAGTATACCACGTCGCGAGAGAGCTACTCCGCACGCAGTTCGACAAGTTCCTCGAAATCGCGGGCGCGAATCCGGGAGCGACGGTCTTCGTCGCGGTGGTCGCCACAGTTGCGGTCATCGGTGGGTGGCGCACCGTCAGCAAACGGACGGACAGAGCCCGGTGA